One window from the genome of Bacillus tianshenii encodes:
- the pstC gene encoding phosphate ABC transporter permease subunit PstC: MAIPKQKQDFAEDISVNEIIKEKKSKRSMHGIIEKLVPIFLFVCASISVLTTVGIVFTLLFETFTFFDRVSMVEFLTSTEWYPFFGENPDYGIMPLINGTLLIAVIAMIVAIPIGLGSAIFLSEYATDRTRRVIKPILEVLAGVPTIVYGYFALTFVTPLLKSIIPELSIYNALSPGIVVGVMIIPMVASLSEDAMSSVPNAMREGALGLGATRLEVALKVVLPAALSGIIASFVLGISRAIGETMIVTVAGGASPKVTLDVTDSIQTLTAYIVQVSLGDAGYGTTIYYSIYAVGMTLFVFTLVMNLFAQWISRRFREEY; encoded by the coding sequence ATGGCAATACCGAAGCAAAAACAAGATTTTGCCGAGGATATCTCTGTCAACGAGATCATTAAAGAGAAAAAATCAAAACGTTCGATGCATGGAATAATTGAGAAGCTTGTTCCGATTTTCTTATTTGTATGTGCGAGTATTTCGGTTCTTACAACAGTGGGTATTGTATTTACCCTATTGTTTGAAACTTTTACATTCTTTGACCGTGTCTCAATGGTAGAGTTCTTAACGAGTACAGAATGGTATCCGTTCTTTGGCGAAAATCCGGACTACGGTATTATGCCGCTTATTAACGGAACACTATTAATTGCAGTTATTGCTATGATTGTGGCAATTCCCATTGGTCTTGGTTCAGCCATTTTCTTGAGTGAGTATGCGACTGACCGAACACGTCGTGTGATTAAACCAATTTTGGAAGTACTTGCAGGTGTGCCGACTATTGTATATGGCTACTTTGCTTTGACATTTGTAACACCTCTTCTTAAAAGTATTATTCCTGAACTATCCATCTATAACGCATTGAGCCCTGGAATTGTCGTTGGGGTTATGATTATCCCTATGGTTGCTTCGCTTTCAGAAGATGCCATGAGCTCTGTGCCGAATGCAATGCGTGAAGGTGCACTAGGTTTAGGTGCAACACGCTTAGAAGTGGCACTTAAGGTTGTATTGCCAGCTGCCTTATCAGGAATTATCGCTTCTTTCGTACTTGGTATTTCTCGTGCAATCGGTGAAACGATGATTGTTACCGTTGCAGGTGGAGCAAGTCCGAAAGTGACATTGGATGTAACAGATTCCATCCAAACGTTGACAGCCTATATTGTTCAAGTAAGTCTAGGTGACGCAGGGTACGGAACAACAATTTATTATAGTATCTATGCAGTAGGTATGACATTGTTCGTATTCACCCTAGTGATGAACTTATTTGCACAATGGATTTCTCGTCGCTTTAGGGAGGAATATTAA
- a CDS encoding PstS family phosphate ABC transporter substrate-binding protein, with amino-acid sequence MKHMKKAMLMLLLAAVMVVAAACGGGGNSAPAEGEGNNGGGELEGEVAIDGSSTVFPIMEAISEEYAGQQPKVKAPVAVSGSGGGFKRFVVGETDLSNASRPIKDEEKKLAEENGVEYLELTLAYDGLSVVVNSENDWATDLTVEELKKMWKEGSEIKKWSDIRSEWPDKEIKFFSPGTDSGTYDYWNEVILEDEPMRRDAQLSEDDNVLVNGIAGEEGAIGFFGYAYFLENKDKLNVVGIDNGEGAVKPDGDTIQSGEYAPLSRPLFTYVNTKSLKEKEHVYDYVKYTLENAGPLAEEVGYVALPDEKYQEQLDKVKEAAGK; translated from the coding sequence ATGAAGCACATGAAGAAAGCAATGCTAATGCTTTTACTAGCTGCAGTGATGGTTGTAGCAGCAGCATGCGGAGGCGGCGGAAATAGCGCGCCAGCTGAAGGTGAAGGAAATAACGGTGGCGGCGAACTTGAAGGTGAAGTAGCAATTGATGGTTCATCAACAGTATTCCCGATTATGGAAGCTATTTCAGAAGAATATGCAGGACAACAGCCGAAAGTTAAAGCACCTGTTGCAGTATCTGGTTCTGGTGGCGGCTTCAAGCGTTTCGTAGTTGGCGAAACTGACTTAAGTAACGCATCTCGCCCAATTAAAGATGAAGAGAAAAAACTTGCCGAAGAAAATGGCGTTGAATATTTAGAATTAACACTTGCTTATGATGGTCTTTCAGTAGTAGTAAACAGTGAAAATGACTGGGCAACTGACTTAACAGTTGAAGAGCTTAAGAAGATGTGGAAAGAAGGCAGTGAAATCAAGAAATGGTCTGATATCCGTTCAGAATGGCCTGACAAAGAAATTAAATTCTTCAGCCCTGGTACAGACTCTGGTACGTATGACTACTGGAATGAAGTAATCCTTGAAGATGAGCCTATGCGTCGTGACGCTCAGCTTTCAGAAGATGATAACGTACTTGTTAACGGTATCGCTGGTGAAGAAGGAGCAATCGGATTCTTCGGTTATGCTTATTTCCTTGAAAACAAAGATAAGCTTAACGTTGTAGGCATCGATAACGGTGAAGGTGCAGTAAAACCTGATGGTGACACAATTCAAAGCGGTGAATATGCTCCACTTTCTCGTCCATTGTTCACATATGTAAATACGAAGTCTCTTAAAGAAAAAGAGCATGTGTATGACTATGTAAAATATACACTTGAAAATGCAGGTCCTCTAGCAGAGGAAGTTGGTTATGTAGCACTTCCAGATGAAAAATATCAAGAGCAGCTTGATAAAGTGAAAGAAGCAGCTGGAAAGTAA
- a CDS encoding penicillin-binding protein 2, with the protein MKKKKNKSHIPFRLNILFFIVFMIFSSIILRLGVVQIVEGETYKNEIERTENVIVNTPVPRGKMYDRNNQVIVDNEPLNTITYTRMKGTSVEDTLKVARKLAAYIEKSPEHVTERDKKDYWMLTHPDEAKALLSEKEIEDLEDKELYKLQLERIPKEELESFSKEELEVLAIFREMNQGYDLTPQYVKKNVPKEEYAVVSEHLEELPGVNTTTDWDRKYAYGDTFKSFLGNVSSSEQGLPAESLEYYLSRGYSRNDRVGRSFLELQYEDALRGQKEKIINVIDASGKLDKTNVVANGQRGKDLILTLDIELQQEVEKIIKEELLKAKQKYPHYNRFLDSAFVVMMDPHTGEVLSLAGKKYTKNDEGKYEFYDYALGTVTSAYEMGSAVKGATVLTAFDQGVIEPGERLFDTPIRIKNTSEKSSWKNMGWINDLTALKQSSNVYMFRIAMMMGGYNYQPNQSAPFNNPEAFEAMRNSFSQFGLGVKTGIDLPFEAGGITGEARRIGNLMDLAIGQFDTYTPIQLAQYISTIANGGYRIQPHLLKEIREPAINKDEPGKVLYQYEKNILNRISMSDEHINRVKEGLRQVMQEPNGTAYSPFGDAEYKPAGKTGTAQTFYYGPKRKPGDPVEQTYNLTLVGYAPYDNPEVSFAVVVPWTHDDYAVNKYIGERIMETYYDLKKKRMQGDEQGEKAEPAEGQQPTE; encoded by the coding sequence GTGAAGAAAAAAAAGAATAAATCTCACATTCCGTTTCGTTTAAATATATTGTTCTTTATCGTATTTATGATTTTTTCAAGTATTATCTTGCGGCTTGGTGTCGTACAGATTGTCGAAGGAGAAACATATAAGAACGAAATTGAACGAACGGAAAATGTCATTGTTAATACCCCAGTTCCACGTGGGAAAATGTACGACCGAAATAATCAAGTGATTGTTGATAACGAACCGTTAAATACAATTACGTACACCCGTATGAAAGGTACTTCAGTTGAGGATACGTTAAAGGTTGCTCGCAAGCTTGCTGCGTATATAGAGAAGTCACCAGAACATGTCACAGAACGAGATAAGAAAGATTATTGGATGCTAACACATCCAGATGAAGCGAAAGCATTATTATCTGAAAAAGAGATTGAGGACCTCGAAGATAAAGAGTTGTATAAGCTGCAATTAGAGCGAATTCCAAAAGAAGAACTAGAAAGCTTTTCTAAGGAAGAGCTTGAAGTGTTAGCCATTTTTCGTGAGATGAATCAAGGCTATGATTTAACACCACAATATGTAAAGAAAAATGTTCCGAAAGAAGAATATGCAGTGGTAAGTGAGCACCTTGAAGAACTGCCAGGTGTCAATACAACGACAGATTGGGATAGAAAGTATGCCTACGGTGATACGTTTAAATCCTTCTTAGGCAATGTGTCGTCATCTGAACAAGGGCTACCGGCTGAATCGTTGGAATATTACTTATCACGTGGCTATAGCCGTAACGACCGAGTTGGACGGAGCTTCTTGGAGCTTCAATATGAGGATGCGTTACGTGGTCAAAAAGAAAAGATTATTAATGTAATAGACGCTTCTGGTAAGTTAGATAAAACAAATGTGGTCGCAAATGGTCAACGTGGAAAGGATTTAATACTTACGCTTGATATTGAGCTCCAGCAAGAGGTTGAGAAAATTATTAAGGAAGAGCTGTTAAAGGCGAAGCAGAAATATCCTCATTATAATCGTTTCTTAGACTCTGCATTTGTAGTAATGATGGACCCGCATACAGGAGAAGTTTTATCGCTTGCAGGTAAAAAGTATACAAAAAATGATGAAGGAAAGTATGAGTTTTATGATTATGCACTTGGTACAGTGACATCAGCTTACGAAATGGGCTCTGCCGTCAAAGGTGCGACTGTATTGACTGCATTTGATCAAGGGGTCATTGAGCCTGGAGAGCGGCTGTTTGATACACCAATTCGCATTAAGAATACGTCTGAAAAGTCATCGTGGAAAAACATGGGCTGGATTAATGATTTAACAGCTTTGAAGCAATCATCGAATGTTTACATGTTCAGGATTGCCATGATGATGGGTGGATATAATTACCAACCAAATCAAAGTGCACCGTTTAATAATCCAGAGGCATTTGAAGCGATGCGAAATTCGTTCAGTCAATTTGGTCTTGGCGTAAAAACAGGCATTGACCTACCGTTTGAAGCGGGTGGAATTACAGGTGAAGCACGCCGCATTGGTAACTTAATGGACTTGGCGATTGGGCAGTTTGATACGTATACACCGATTCAGCTTGCTCAGTACATTTCCACAATTGCAAATGGCGGCTATCGCATTCAGCCTCATTTATTAAAAGAAATTCGTGAACCGGCGATTAACAAAGATGAACCAGGTAAAGTGCTTTATCAATATGAGAAAAATATTTTAAATCGAATCAGTATGAGTGATGAACATATAAATCGTGTCAAAGAAGGGTTACGCCAAGTTATGCAGGAACCAAATGGTACAGCATATAGTCCATTTGGTGATGCTGAATATAAACCTGCTGGTAAGACTGGTACAGCGCAAACCTTCTATTATGGACCAAAACGCAAGCCTGGGGATCCAGTTGAGCAGACGTACAATTTAACACTTGTCGGTTATGCCCCTTATGACAACCCAGAAGTATCCTTTGCAGTAGTTGTGCCATGGACACATGATGACTATGCTGTTAATAAATATATTGGTGAGCGTATTATGGAAACGTATTATGACTTGAAAAAGAAACGAATGCAAGGTGATGAACAGGGAGAAAAGGCTGAGCCAGCTGAAGGACAGCAACCAACTGAATAG
- a CDS encoding MFS transporter translates to MNKALRFFTGKIDVSKDLILLLIVGGLYALSIALSNTFVNVYLWKQSGQYSDIALYNLAIVIMQPLTFILAGRWAKRIDRVIVLRMGVIFLSIFYLTVLIVGEHASSFLLLLGGLLGIGYGFYWLAFNVLTFEITEPDTRDFFNGFLGLLTSFAGMIGPFLAGFIISSLEKFTGYTVIFSISLGLFVGAVFLSFFLKRRPAKGNFSFRRIMAERKNNSNWNNILWAHYFQGLREGTFIFVISVWVFVSTNSELALGTFGLLNSAVAFVMYFLATRFIKPRHRKRSILIGGLLLYAGIFLIIFTPTFPRLMVYAVIIAIAYPLLLVPYLSLTYDVIGRAWRAAEMRIEYIVVRELYLNFGRVTSIVSFLFAVTFFNEQTSIPILLSVIGAGHLVISLFVRNIYFKPKEEREPTRNASVVKPELADGEGGSTV, encoded by the coding sequence ATGAACAAAGCATTGCGTTTTTTTACTGGGAAAATTGATGTCAGTAAAGATTTAATTTTACTGCTTATTGTTGGTGGATTATACGCGCTCAGCATTGCACTATCAAATACCTTTGTAAATGTGTATTTGTGGAAGCAATCGGGGCAGTACAGTGATATTGCGCTTTATAACTTAGCGATCGTTATTATGCAGCCGCTAACATTTATTTTAGCAGGGCGGTGGGCAAAGCGAATAGACCGTGTTATTGTACTGAGAATGGGTGTTATTTTTTTATCTATTTTTTATTTAACTGTGTTAATTGTTGGGGAGCATGCCTCAAGCTTTTTATTACTGTTAGGTGGATTGCTTGGAATTGGCTATGGTTTTTACTGGCTTGCGTTTAATGTGCTTACATTTGAAATAACAGAACCTGATACACGTGATTTCTTTAACGGTTTTTTAGGCTTGTTAACATCATTTGCAGGTATGATTGGTCCTTTTCTGGCAGGCTTTATCATTTCTAGCTTGGAAAAGTTCACTGGGTATACAGTTATTTTTAGCATTTCGTTAGGTTTATTTGTTGGAGCTGTCTTTTTAAGTTTCTTTTTAAAAAGGCGTCCGGCAAAAGGAAATTTTTCATTTCGAAGGATTATGGCAGAACGCAAAAATAACAGCAACTGGAATAACATTTTATGGGCACATTACTTTCAAGGTTTACGGGAAGGAACATTTATTTTTGTTATTTCTGTTTGGGTCTTCGTGTCAACGAATAGTGAGCTTGCTTTAGGAACATTTGGGTTGCTAAATTCAGCTGTAGCGTTTGTCATGTACTTTTTAGCAACGCGTTTCATTAAACCGCGCCATCGGAAGCGGTCGATTTTAATAGGTGGTCTTCTTCTATACGCTGGGATTTTCTTAATTATTTTCACACCGACATTTCCACGTTTGATGGTTTATGCGGTTATTATTGCTATCGCGTATCCTTTATTGCTTGTGCCATATTTGTCGCTTACATATGATGTAATAGGCAGGGCTTGGCGTGCAGCAGAAATGAGGATTGAATATATTGTCGTTCGTGAATTATACTTAAACTTCGGGCGAGTTACGTCCATTGTTTCCTTTCTATTTGCAGTTACCTTCTTTAATGAACAAACAAGTATTCCAATACTTCTTTCCGTTATTGGTGCAGGGCACTTAGTAATTTCACTGTTTGTGCGTAATATTTATTTTAAACCAAAAGAAGAACGTGAGCCGACAAGGAATGCCTCAGTTGTTAAGCCGGAGCTTGCGGACGGAGAAGGAGGGTCTACAGTCTGA
- a CDS encoding superoxide dismutase, translating into MAFELPKLPYEYNALEPHIDATTMEIHHTKHHNTYVTKLNAALEGHNDLQSKSIEDLMANLNEVPDDIQTAVRNNGGGHANHSLFWTILCPNGGGEPTGELAEDINKTFGSFDKFKEEFAAAAAGRFGSGWAWLVVNKNNELEITSTPNQDTPLMDGKTPILGLDVWEHAYYLNYQNRRPDYINAFWSVVKWDEVANRYSAAK; encoded by the coding sequence ATGGCATTTGAACTTCCAAAATTACCTTACGAGTACAACGCACTTGAACCTCACATTGATGCAACAACAATGGAAATCCACCATACGAAACACCACAACACGTATGTAACAAAATTAAACGCTGCACTTGAAGGTCACAACGACCTTCAAAGCAAAAGCATTGAAGATTTAATGGCGAACTTAAACGAAGTACCTGATGACATTCAAACAGCAGTACGTAACAACGGTGGCGGTCATGCAAACCACAGCCTATTCTGGACAATTCTTTGCCCGAATGGCGGCGGTGAGCCAACAGGTGAACTAGCTGAGGACATTAACAAAACATTTGGCAGCTTTGACAAGTTCAAAGAAGAATTTGCTGCTGCAGCAGCAGGCCGCTTCGGTTCTGGCTGGGCTTGGTTAGTTGTAAACAAAAACAACGAGCTTGAAATCACAAGCACACCAAACCAAGATACACCTCTAATGGATGGTAAAACGCCAATCCTAGGCCTTGACGTTTGGGAGCATGCATACTATCTTAACTACCAAAACCGTCGTCCTGACTATATCAACGCATTCTGGAGCGTTGTAAAATGGGACGAAGTTGCAAACCGTTATAGCGCTGCAAAATAA
- a CDS encoding Na/Pi cotransporter family protein: protein MDLDVQKMIFEFLGGLGIFLFGIKYMGDGLQKSAGDKLRDILDKFTTNPVMGVIAGAVVTILIQSSSGTTVLTVGLVNAGFMTLRQAIGVVMGANIGTTVTAFIIGIDVGAYALPIIAAGAILLFFFKNKKIHYMGQIMFGFGALFYGLELMGSGMKPLRSLQAFQDLTVSMSDNPILGVVIGTAFTVIVQSSSATIGILQELFGQGAIDLNAALPVLFGDNIGTTITAILASIGATVAARRTALTHVIFNVIGTTIFLIILPLYTTFITWLQGTMNLNEPMTIAFAHGTFNLTNTLIQLPFIGLLALIVTKLIPGEDSFVEYKAQHLDPIFIQQSPSLALGQAKEEVLRMSEFAVKGLEEAHLYMQNKQQKHADMAMQYEDAINNLDRKITDYLIELSASELSDAESEKHSMLMDTVRDIERIGDHFENVIELVDYQLSNKVKMTEHAMKDLEGMFELTVSTLRQAIQALHNLDKEDARAVVQKEDQIDKMERNLRKQHILRVNQGNCSGSAGIIFVDIISNLERVGDHAVNIAEAVIGEEEIQS, encoded by the coding sequence GTGGATTTAGATGTCCAAAAGATGATATTTGAATTCTTAGGAGGTCTTGGTATCTTCCTATTCGGGATAAAGTATATGGGAGATGGCCTTCAAAAGTCAGCAGGAGATAAGCTTCGAGATATTTTGGACAAGTTTACAACAAATCCAGTTATGGGGGTTATTGCTGGGGCAGTTGTAACGATTTTGATTCAATCAAGTTCAGGTACAACCGTATTAACTGTGGGGTTAGTTAATGCAGGCTTTATGACATTGCGTCAAGCAATTGGGGTTGTAATGGGTGCAAATATCGGGACAACTGTTACAGCATTTATTATCGGGATTGATGTAGGGGCCTATGCATTACCGATAATTGCTGCAGGTGCAATCCTGTTATTCTTCTTTAAAAACAAAAAAATTCATTATATGGGACAGATAATGTTTGGTTTTGGGGCACTTTTCTATGGGTTAGAGTTAATGGGCTCTGGTATGAAGCCGTTACGTTCCCTGCAAGCATTTCAAGATTTAACGGTTAGCATGAGTGATAACCCGATTCTTGGGGTTGTAATTGGGACAGCATTTACAGTTATTGTCCAAAGCTCAAGTGCTACAATCGGAATTTTGCAGGAGTTGTTTGGCCAAGGTGCAATTGATTTGAATGCTGCACTGCCAGTATTATTTGGAGATAACATTGGTACGACAATTACCGCTATCCTTGCATCTATTGGTGCTACTGTTGCAGCTCGTCGTACAGCATTAACACACGTTATTTTCAATGTAATTGGAACAACCATTTTCTTGATTATTCTACCGTTATATACGACGTTTATAACATGGCTGCAAGGTACCATGAACTTGAATGAACCGATGACAATCGCGTTTGCTCATGGAACCTTTAACTTAACAAATACTTTGATTCAACTTCCGTTCATCGGACTGCTTGCATTAATCGTGACGAAGCTCATTCCTGGTGAAGACAGCTTTGTTGAGTATAAAGCACAGCACTTAGACCCGATCTTTATCCAGCAGTCACCTTCACTTGCGCTTGGACAAGCAAAAGAAGAAGTGCTTCGTATGAGTGAATTTGCGGTAAAAGGGCTGGAAGAAGCGCACCTTTATATGCAAAATAAGCAGCAAAAGCATGCGGATATGGCGATGCAATATGAAGATGCCATAAATAACTTGGATCGAAAAATAACAGATTACTTAATTGAACTATCCGCAAGTGAGCTATCAGATGCTGAGTCTGAGAAGCATTCAATGCTAATGGATACTGTCCGTGATATTGAGCGTATTGGGGACCATTTTGAGAATGTAATTGAGCTTGTTGACTATCAGCTTTCAAATAAAGTAAAAATGACAGAGCATGCAATGAAAGACCTTGAAGGAATGTTTGAGTTAACTGTTTCGACACTGCGTCAGGCTATTCAAGCGTTGCATAATCTTGATAAAGAGGATGCACGTGCAGTTGTTCAGAAAGAAGACCAGATTGACAAGATGGAACGCAATCTTCGAAAGCAGCACATCCTGCGTGTAAATCAAGGAAATTGTTCAGGTTCTGCTGGCATTATCTTTGTTGACATTATTAGTAACTTAGAGCGTGTCGGAGACCATGCAGTAAATATTGCTGAAGCGGTTATTGGCGAGGAAGAAATACAATCATAA
- a CDS encoding DUF1189 domain-containing protein yields the protein MNVFKQFFQCFYALRKTAVYRFQSIGKTILYVFTMMLIISLPTAIMIYLDVDDLFENAASQFNENMPEFELKNGQLTSVTDEPVTWTNNGYIYYFDPTGEITTEQVTKHENAVGFLQSELVLKRSQQQQTLPYEGLFLPENLTKEKAIDLIKKLEQWLLIIGPLFFLIMYLFATALKFIGISALALAGLLFKNAMKRRVNYSQLWRLSAYAATIPTTIFALLDAFQITVPGAFLLYWLVAFLCIITILKGVPKPKS from the coding sequence ATGAATGTGTTCAAACAATTTTTCCAATGCTTTTATGCTTTAAGGAAAACAGCTGTCTATCGTTTTCAATCAATTGGCAAAACGATTCTGTACGTCTTTACGATGATGCTTATTATTTCGTTACCGACTGCTATTATGATCTACCTTGATGTTGACGACCTTTTCGAAAATGCAGCTAGTCAATTTAATGAAAATATGCCTGAATTTGAACTAAAAAACGGTCAACTGACTTCTGTAACGGACGAACCTGTTACGTGGACAAACAACGGCTATATCTACTACTTTGATCCAACGGGCGAAATCACAACCGAGCAAGTGACCAAACATGAAAATGCAGTCGGATTTCTTCAATCAGAACTTGTCTTAAAAAGAAGTCAACAACAGCAAACCTTACCATATGAGGGGCTATTTCTTCCTGAAAATCTAACTAAAGAAAAAGCGATTGATTTAATTAAAAAGCTTGAACAATGGCTACTGATTATTGGTCCGCTTTTCTTTCTCATCATGTATCTTTTCGCAACTGCATTAAAATTTATCGGCATCTCGGCTTTAGCTTTGGCTGGTCTTCTATTTAAAAATGCAATGAAGCGCAGGGTTAACTACAGCCAATTATGGAGGTTGTCTGCCTATGCAGCCACGATTCCAACAACAATCTTTGCTTTACTTGATGCCTTCCAAATAACAGTGCCAGGTGCCTTTCTTCTCTATTGGTTAGTTGCATTCCTATGTATCATTACCATCCTAAAAGGGGTTCCGAAACCCAAAAGTTGA
- a CDS encoding methyl-accepting chemotaxis protein: MKIGNGKRFELTNKQTKSSFNSKKKRSPKKRESRFMKWIQDTVLMKVSLQQRLFILFITLLVASLSTTGYVSYSKSKETTMKIIESRLEREVDTTSEIAGNLMLAYAGDMEKFENRLNRRVIQTQSSQLIQDGLEADFFLVERGQAKPFPISASSKVTFSQEVLKVIDEMEDGIIHAEVNHKDYTLAFKTIQELRGIYLLAVPTESYMGTIYQLGRFNLLAVGISVVIASLMIGMIVRSITKPLTELRNVMRKVRNGDLNQHIDITTTTPEITSLIKSFNLMMKQMSLMISRVNQTTTQLESTGHDLRHASDTAQSYNNQLMDAIHVVKHGAEQTASRSEENIHTFGEMKHQIEHVLTNMHNLFRSASQMNVSAEEGEGRMTDMIDAMDEFEKEFTSMAKTIDDVKKHSLSIANVIDLINNIAEQTKLLSLNAAIEAARAGEAGKGFSVVAQEVRKLAEQSSDATTEISHSIQSMEQISLTAANQFDGMRSNISEHLDVAVTSKHSFDNLMKEINVMNGDMQVIEQELQSLQQMLPTIEQSVQSFASVSQETLASAEQMQVVSEDQMRQMNDSHQIGKKLMELSESLAKLTKEFQIAKQKDAS; encoded by the coding sequence GTGAAAATAGGGAATGGGAAGCGGTTTGAGCTCACAAATAAACAGACAAAAAGCTCCTTTAATAGTAAAAAGAAACGGTCACCGAAGAAACGCGAAAGTCGTTTTATGAAGTGGATTCAGGATACAGTTCTTATGAAAGTTAGCTTGCAGCAACGCTTGTTTATCTTATTTATTACATTACTGGTTGCGTCTTTAAGCACTACCGGTTATGTATCTTATTCGAAGTCAAAAGAAACGACCATGAAAATTATCGAAAGTCGTTTGGAACGTGAAGTAGACACAACGAGTGAAATTGCTGGAAATTTGATGTTGGCATATGCAGGGGATATGGAAAAATTTGAAAATCGTTTGAACCGTAGAGTTATTCAGACGCAATCATCTCAGTTAATTCAGGACGGTCTTGAAGCCGACTTTTTTCTAGTAGAAAGAGGACAAGCAAAGCCGTTTCCGATTAGTGCCTCGTCAAAGGTGACCTTTTCACAAGAGGTGTTAAAAGTCATAGATGAAATGGAAGATGGTATCATCCATGCTGAGGTAAATCATAAAGATTATACACTTGCATTTAAGACTATCCAGGAATTACGAGGGATCTATTTATTAGCTGTTCCAACCGAAAGTTATATGGGGACGATTTATCAGCTAGGGCGTTTTAATCTACTTGCAGTAGGTATTAGTGTCGTTATTGCAAGTTTAATGATTGGAATGATTGTGCGAAGTATAACAAAGCCATTAACTGAATTGCGAAATGTGATGCGGAAAGTACGGAATGGGGATTTAAATCAGCATATTGATATTACAACTACAACCCCTGAAATTACATCACTAATAAAAAGTTTTAACTTAATGATGAAGCAAATGTCATTAATGATTTCACGTGTAAATCAGACGACAACACAACTTGAATCGACTGGCCATGACCTGCGGCACGCTTCTGATACAGCGCAGTCATATAATAACCAGCTTATGGATGCAATCCATGTTGTGAAGCATGGTGCTGAACAAACGGCCTCCCGTTCTGAAGAAAACATTCATACGTTTGGAGAAATGAAACATCAGATTGAGCACGTTTTAACGAATATGCACAATCTTTTCAGAAGCGCATCACAAATGAACGTCTCTGCTGAAGAGGGAGAAGGTCGGATGACAGATATGATTGATGCGATGGATGAGTTTGAAAAAGAGTTTACTTCAATGGCAAAAACAATCGATGACGTCAAAAAGCATTCTTTATCCATTGCAAATGTCATTGATTTGATTAACAATATTGCAGAACAAACGAAGCTTCTTTCGTTAAATGCAGCCATTGAGGCGGCGCGTGCAGGTGAAGCTGGTAAAGGATTCTCCGTAGTTGCGCAGGAAGTACGAAAGCTTGCAGAACAATCATCAGACGCTACGACAGAAATATCACATTCCATTCAAAGTATGGAGCAAATTTCACTTACAGCAGCAAACCAATTTGACGGAATGCGCAGTAATATTTCTGAGCATTTAGATGTTGCGGTCACATCAAAGCATTCATTTGATAACTTAATGAAAGAAATTAACGTCATGAACGGAGATATGCAAGTCATTGAACAGGAATTACAATCATTGCAACAGATGTTACCAACAATTGAACAATCAGTCCAAAGCTTTGCGTCAGTTTCGCAGGAAACATTAGCAAGCGCTGAGCAAATGCAGGTCGTATCAGAAGATCAGATGCGTCAGATGAATGATAGTCATCAAATTGGAAAGAAGCTAATGGAGCTGTCCGAATCGTTAGCTAAGTTAACGAAAGAATTTCAAATTGCCAAACAAAAAGATGCGAGCTAA
- a CDS encoding LisM domain containing protein codes for MKKVLLSLLATFILYAAYSDLTTGSLRDTTPVYAKKQEQRISAPYVEHKVQPGDTLLSITQTLHGGKTPVLIDQLIKDFKKYNKNTEPINIQTDKVYRFPTYSLEKKQ; via the coding sequence ATGAAGAAGGTTCTACTTAGCTTACTAGCGACATTCATTTTATACGCAGCTTATTCAGACTTAACAACAGGTTCTCTTCGGGATACAACACCGGTTTATGCGAAAAAACAAGAGCAAAGGATTTCAGCACCATATGTCGAGCATAAAGTTCAGCCCGGAGACACATTGCTATCAATTACACAAACACTGCACGGTGGGAAAACTCCTGTTTTAATCGATCAACTTATCAAGGATTTTAAAAAATACAATAAAAACACAGAACCTATAAACATTCAAACGGATAAAGTCTATCGCTTTCCAACCTATTCGCTCGAGAAGAAACAATAA